In the Fibrobacter sp. genome, one interval contains:
- a CDS encoding nucleoside monophosphate kinase: MAKIPAVLIFGAPGSGKGTVGAKLAATTALKHISTGDIFRGIAPSSESGKLLASYSSKGLLVPDEATVEIFGRFIEGLVNTNKVNPDKDTLLLDGIPRTVAQVKLIESVVDVKHIFVLDIKDEKTIVARLLNRAKIEGRKDDADEAVIKNRLKVYKESTAKVLGKYSKSIISRINGDNTPDEVFCDTLAAYVKFCKASAKKAPAKKAKKK; the protein is encoded by the coding sequence ATGGCTAAAATTCCTGCAGTTCTCATCTTTGGCGCACCGGGTTCCGGCAAGGGCACCGTCGGCGCAAAGCTCGCTGCTACCACCGCCCTCAAGCACATCTCCACGGGCGACATCTTCCGCGGCATCGCTCCTTCCAGCGAATCCGGCAAGCTTCTCGCTTCTTACTCCAGCAAGGGCCTCTTGGTTCCCGACGAAGCTACTGTGGAAATCTTCGGCCGCTTCATCGAAGGCCTGGTGAACACCAACAAGGTGAACCCCGACAAGGATACCCTCCTCCTCGACGGCATTCCCCGCACTGTCGCCCAGGTCAAGCTCATCGAATCCGTGGTTGACGTGAAGCACATCTTTGTGCTGGACATCAAGGACGAAAAGACCATCGTGGCCCGCCTCCTGAACCGCGCGAAAATCGAAGGCCGCAAGGACGACGCCGACGAAGCCGTCATCAAGAACCGCCTCAAGGTCTACAAGGAATCCACCGCCAAGGTGCTGGGCAAGTACAGCAAGTCCATCATCAGCCGCATTAACGGCGACAACACCCCCGACGAAGTGTTCTGCGACACCCTCGCCGCCTACGTGAAGTTCTGCAAGGCTTCCGCAAAGAAGGCCCCTGCGAAGAAGGCCAAGAAGAAGTAA
- a CDS encoding ATP-dependent Clp protease ATP-binding subunit yields the protein MSENNGIFSAKAKAVLQAARMAARNLGSDSITVEHLLLGLVREDSGYASETLKALKVNLAELGEVVQRALTNDGGLMTIGGDNRGGLLAFTARTKAVMFNAAKIAKEEGDQYIGPEHLMLAILQQSDSPAAATLSTYNVTFESFQQALDQLKRGSADDQPDEPISSPRQGGPQGRPGSKSKTPILDHFGRDLTALARQGKLDPIIGREQEIERLIQILCRRKKNNPALIGEPGVGKTAIVEGLAQKIVQKKIPELLMNKRVVTLDVAAMVAGTKYRGQFEERVKGLIMELQRVDSSVILFIDELHTIVGAGGSEGSLDASNIFKPALARGELQCIGATTIDEYRKYIEKDAALERRFQTIVVNPPNAEDSILILDGLRAKYEAHHKVRYTPDAVRAAVLLAERYISERFLPDKAIDVLDETGARVRLDSICIPQDLKDLEDELAETKRQLDDAVANQNFETAASLRDKTEELEKQVMERRDALSADKESEAIPVVDENAIRDCISKMTGIPVSRLAGEEAKKLLHLGDEIKERVIGQDQAVDAVVKAIRRTRAGIRDTKRPMGSFLFLGPTGVGKTELAKVLSLSLFGSEDSMIRIDMSEYMEKHSISRLIGAPPGYVGFEESGGQLSEKVRKRPYSVVLLDEIEKAHSDIYNLLLQILDDGILTDSYGRKINFKNTIIIMTSNAGAREVRHSSGMGFTKMGETDDYERMETAIREEVKRVFSPEFLNRIDEQIVFRPLSKADLVSVVDIQLSFLQKNLSERGILLEVTQEAKEFIVNHNYDSALGARPIRRTIQNLVEDEIAEGLLLETMTDFSTITIGVKDGKLSFACEKIPEDGTNSG from the coding sequence ATGTCTGAGAATAACGGTATTTTTTCTGCAAAGGCAAAGGCGGTCCTCCAGGCGGCCCGTATGGCGGCCCGTAACCTGGGAAGCGACAGCATTACGGTGGAACACCTTCTTTTGGGGCTTGTCCGCGAAGATTCTGGCTATGCCTCCGAGACCCTGAAGGCACTGAAGGTGAACCTTGCGGAACTGGGGGAGGTTGTCCAGCGGGCCCTCACCAACGATGGCGGCCTCATGACCATCGGCGGCGATAACCGCGGAGGCCTTTTGGCCTTTACCGCCCGCACCAAGGCGGTCATGTTCAACGCCGCAAAGATTGCAAAAGAAGAAGGCGACCAGTATATCGGTCCCGAACACTTGATGCTTGCTATCCTGCAGCAGAGCGATTCTCCGGCGGCGGCCACCCTTTCCACCTATAACGTGACCTTTGAGAGCTTTCAGCAGGCCCTGGACCAGCTCAAGCGGGGCAGTGCCGACGACCAGCCCGACGAACCCATTTCTAGCCCGAGACAGGGCGGCCCTCAGGGGCGTCCCGGCTCCAAGTCCAAGACGCCAATCCTGGACCATTTCGGCCGTGACCTGACGGCCCTGGCCCGCCAAGGCAAGCTGGACCCCATCATCGGCCGCGAGCAGGAAATCGAACGGCTTATCCAGATCCTCTGCCGCCGCAAGAAGAACAATCCCGCCCTTATCGGCGAGCCTGGCGTAGGCAAGACCGCCATTGTGGAGGGCCTGGCCCAGAAGATTGTGCAGAAGAAGATTCCCGAACTCCTCATGAACAAGCGGGTGGTGACTTTGGACGTTGCCGCCATGGTGGCGGGTACCAAGTACCGCGGCCAGTTCGAGGAACGTGTCAAGGGGCTTATCATGGAACTCCAGCGTGTGGACAGTTCCGTTATCCTCTTTATCGACGAACTTCACACCATCGTAGGCGCGGGCGGCTCCGAAGGCAGCCTGGACGCCTCCAACATTTTCAAGCCGGCCCTGGCCCGAGGCGAGCTCCAGTGCATCGGTGCTACCACCATTGACGAATACCGCAAGTATATCGAGAAGGACGCGGCCCTGGAACGCCGTTTCCAGACCATCGTGGTGAACCCGCCCAACGCCGAAGATTCTATTCTGATTCTGGACGGGCTCCGTGCCAAGTACGAAGCCCACCACAAGGTCCGTTACACACCTGACGCCGTCCGTGCGGCGGTCCTGTTGGCGGAACGCTACATCAGCGAACGTTTCTTGCCCGACAAGGCCATCGACGTGCTGGACGAAACCGGTGCTCGCGTGCGTCTCGATTCCATCTGCATCCCCCAGGACCTGAAGGACCTGGAAGACGAACTGGCAGAAACCAAGCGGCAGCTGGACGACGCCGTGGCCAACCAGAATTTCGAGACGGCCGCCTCCCTCAGGGACAAGACCGAAGAACTGGAAAAGCAGGTGATGGAACGTCGCGACGCCCTGTCTGCCGACAAGGAATCCGAAGCCATTCCCGTGGTGGACGAGAACGCCATTCGTGACTGCATCAGCAAGATGACGGGCATTCCCGTAAGCCGCCTCGCCGGCGAAGAAGCCAAGAAACTTTTGCACCTGGGCGACGAAATCAAGGAGCGTGTCATCGGTCAGGACCAGGCGGTGGACGCCGTGGTCAAGGCAATACGTCGCACCCGTGCAGGCATCCGCGACACCAAGCGCCCCATGGGGAGCTTCCTGTTCCTGGGTCCCACCGGCGTAGGCAAGACGGAACTTGCGAAGGTGCTTAGCCTTTCCCTCTTCGGTAGTGAAGATTCCATGATCCGTATCGACATGAGCGAATACATGGAAAAGCACAGTATTAGCCGCCTCATCGGAGCGCCTCCGGGATACGTGGGCTTCGAGGAAAGCGGCGGCCAGCTCAGCGAAAAGGTCCGCAAGCGCCCCTACAGCGTGGTGCTTCTGGACGAAATCGAGAAGGCCCACTCCGACATCTACAACCTGCTTTTGCAGATTCTGGACGATGGTATTCTGACCGACAGCTACGGCCGAAAGATCAACTTCAAGAACACCATCATCATCATGACCAGCAACGCCGGCGCCCGCGAGGTGCGGCACAGCTCCGGCATGGGATTCACCAAGATGGGGGAGACCGACGACTACGAGCGCATGGAAACCGCCATCCGCGAAGAGGTAAAGCGCGTCTTCTCGCCGGAGTTCCTGAACCGTATCGACGAGCAGATCGTGTTCCGACCGCTGTCCAAGGCAGACCTGGTGTCCGTGGTGGATATCCAGCTTTCCTTCTTGCAGAAGAACCTCTCCGAAAGGGGAATCTTGCTGGAGGTGACCCAGGAGGCCAAGGAATTCATCGTGAACCACAACTACGATTCCGCCCTGGGGGCCCGCCCCATCCGCCGCACCATCCAGAACCTGGTGGAAGACGAAATCGCCGAAGGCCTCCTTCTCGAGACCATGACGGACTTTTCCACCATCACCATCGGTGTCAAGGACGGGAAGCTCTCCTTCGCCTGCGAAAAGATTCCCGAAGATGGCACGAATTCCGGCTAG
- a CDS encoding ABC transporter ATP-binding protein, translated as MSSLLQTVDLRRVFSETGEELEILKGVNFSMEAGELVALTGSSGSGKSTFLNLVGMLDTPTSGEILFKGKPLSKFSSQERDMYHRVQVGFVFQFHHLLSEFTAIENVCVPGRILGTSEAECKERAAMLLETVGLKDRLKHLPRELSGGERQRVAIARALMNHPDLVLADEPSGNLDEANSQMLNELIGELNEKFNQAFLIVTHDEKLASFAKRRVVMHGGIIQGA; from the coding sequence ATGAGTAGTTTGTTACAGACAGTCGACCTCCGGCGGGTGTTCTCCGAGACGGGTGAAGAACTCGAAATTCTCAAGGGTGTAAACTTTTCCATGGAAGCGGGGGAGCTGGTGGCTCTCACCGGTTCTTCGGGGTCGGGCAAGTCCACCTTCCTGAACCTGGTGGGCATGCTGGACACGCCCACTTCCGGTGAAATCCTTTTCAAGGGCAAGCCCCTTTCCAAGTTCAGCAGCCAGGAGCGGGACATGTACCACCGGGTACAGGTAGGGTTCGTGTTCCAGTTCCACCATCTGCTCAGTGAATTTACGGCCATCGAAAACGTCTGCGTTCCGGGCCGCATCTTGGGAACTTCCGAGGCGGAATGCAAGGAGCGTGCCGCCATGCTTTTGGAGACGGTGGGTCTCAAGGACCGCCTCAAGCATCTGCCGCGTGAATTGAGCGGTGGCGAGCGCCAGCGGGTGGCCATCGCCCGTGCCCTCATGAACCATCCGGATTTGGTGCTGGCCGACGAACCCAGCGGCAACCTGGACGAGGCCAATTCCCAGATGCTCAACGAGCTGATTGGCGAACTGAACGAAAAGTTCAATCAGGCCTTCCTCATCGTGACCCACGACGAAAAATTGGCGAGTTTCGCCAAACGCAGGGTCGTGATGCACGGCGGCATTATTCAGGGCGCTTGA
- a CDS encoding FtsX-like permease family protein translates to MNKLEWLIAWRYLGAQRKSLFVSLIGIFSMLGVSIGVFALVVALAAVNGFEEEVTAQMIGKDAHFELMAYNGEPVTAYDSLINEVKTRDSSVVAASPFIIYKVGISSKKVNDGIVIYGIDPETAKNVTDIHKYIKWGTYSVDSLEDMGGTRRPGVILGSGLANRLRVVVGDKLVLQTFQSPDEMMTAGGPKMMMCVVSGIFETGTYEYDGNLAYVGIPELQKLLAMGDAVTGIQFRITDHWKAGEAIDKVSEWLTYPYYVIDWKTKNITLLKWMNYEKFIVAAVICLIILVAAFNIISSLIMVVIDKTKEIGILRSMGLSKAGIMRVFMLMGSFIGVGGTIVGGTIGIVLCKLQEAYHFIKLPGDVYVIPYFPISVHLIDVVLIFVIGIALCVLATILPAWKASRLDPVGAIRHE, encoded by the coding sequence ATGAATAAGTTGGAATGGCTCATCGCCTGGCGTTACCTGGGGGCTCAACGGAAGAGCCTGTTTGTATCGCTTATCGGCATTTTCAGTATGCTGGGGGTGAGTATCGGCGTGTTTGCGCTGGTGGTGGCCCTCGCTGCGGTGAACGGTTTCGAAGAAGAAGTCACAGCTCAGATGATCGGGAAGGACGCCCACTTTGAACTGATGGCCTACAACGGTGAGCCCGTTACCGCCTACGATAGCCTTATCAACGAAGTCAAGACTCGGGATTCTTCTGTGGTAGCCGCCTCTCCCTTTATCATCTACAAGGTGGGAATCAGCTCCAAGAAGGTGAATGACGGTATCGTGATTTACGGTATCGACCCGGAAACGGCGAAGAATGTCACCGACATCCACAAGTACATCAAGTGGGGAACCTACTCCGTCGATAGCCTGGAAGACATGGGCGGTACCCGCCGTCCGGGAGTGATTCTCGGGTCGGGTCTGGCCAACCGCCTCCGTGTGGTGGTGGGCGACAAGCTGGTGCTCCAGACTTTCCAGAGCCCGGACGAGATGATGACCGCCGGCGGCCCCAAGATGATGATGTGCGTGGTCAGCGGCATTTTCGAGACCGGCACCTACGAATACGACGGAAACCTGGCCTATGTGGGAATTCCCGAACTCCAGAAACTCCTCGCCATGGGAGATGCGGTGACGGGCATCCAGTTCCGCATCACGGACCACTGGAAGGCAGGGGAGGCCATCGACAAGGTTTCGGAGTGGCTGACATACCCTTACTACGTTATCGACTGGAAAACCAAGAACATTACCCTCCTCAAGTGGATGAACTACGAAAAGTTCATCGTGGCGGCGGTGATTTGCCTCATTATCTTGGTGGCGGCATTCAATATCATCAGTTCCCTCATCATGGTGGTCATCGACAAGACCAAGGAAATCGGTATCCTCCGCAGCATGGGCCTCAGCAAGGCTGGAATCATGCGGGTGTTCATGCTCATGGGCAGTTTCATTGGCGTGGGCGGCACCATCGTGGGCGGCACCATCGGCATTGTGCTTTGCAAACTGCAAGAGGCTTACCACTTTATCAAGCTCCCTGGCGACGTTTACGTAATTCCCTACTTCCCGATTTCGGTGCACCTGATAGATGTGGTCTTGATTTTTGTAATAGGCATTGCCCTCTGCGTTCTGGCGACGATTTTGCCCGCCTGGAAGGCAAGCAGGCTTGACCCCGTGGGAGCGATTAGACATGAGTAG
- the lysS gene encoding lysine--tRNA ligase: MAMQDMNDQVQARLAKLAKFKEMGVEAYPHKFNRTHDSKVLKENKAALMASGEEVAFAGRVVRFNRKGKMCFMHLKDRYGRLQVVVARDEVGEENYEIVKMTDLGDFIGVNGFMFETQTGEYSVHVKKVTMLSKAVRPLPVAKEKVDENGNKVVFNEFADVDTRYRQRYIDMALNDDVKDVFIKRFKILQAIREYLIEKGFIEVETPTLQPIYGGANARPFTTHHNACDMTLYLRVAPELYLKRCIVGGMEKVFEFSKNFRNEGMDRTHSPEFTGLEFYEAYADYNDMMVHFENIYERACIAANGTTKIDYQGKVIDFKAPWPRYSMIEAIEKFGGLKVNDMSDDEIKAKMEELGGHLDGEFSRGRGILELFELTVEDKLIQPTFIKDMPTESTPLCKKHRTIEGLIEQFEPYANGWELGNAYTELNDPIRQRELLEDQVRRGRGGEGETHPMDENFMHAIESGLPPTGGVGFGIDRMVMLLTNQQTIRDVQLFPLMKPETC, encoded by the coding sequence ATGGCAATGCAAGACATGAATGACCAGGTGCAGGCTCGCCTCGCGAAGCTTGCGAAGTTCAAGGAAATGGGTGTGGAGGCTTATCCGCACAAGTTCAACCGTACGCACGATTCCAAGGTTTTGAAAGAAAACAAGGCTGCCCTGATGGCGTCTGGTGAAGAAGTTGCTTTTGCTGGCCGCGTGGTTCGCTTCAACCGTAAGGGAAAGATGTGCTTTATGCACCTGAAGGATCGCTATGGCCGCTTGCAGGTGGTGGTGGCCCGCGACGAAGTGGGCGAGGAGAACTACGAAATCGTCAAGATGACCGACCTGGGTGACTTTATCGGCGTAAACGGTTTCATGTTCGAAACCCAGACGGGCGAATACTCCGTGCACGTGAAGAAGGTGACCATGCTCAGTAAGGCTGTGCGCCCGCTTCCGGTGGCTAAGGAAAAGGTGGACGAGAACGGCAACAAGGTGGTGTTCAACGAGTTTGCCGACGTGGATACCCGCTACCGTCAGCGTTACATCGACATGGCCCTGAACGATGATGTGAAGGACGTGTTCATCAAGCGTTTCAAGATTCTGCAGGCTATCCGCGAATACCTCATTGAAAAGGGATTCATTGAAGTCGAAACTCCGACGCTCCAGCCGATTTACGGCGGCGCAAACGCCCGTCCGTTCACCACGCACCACAACGCTTGCGACATGACGCTCTACCTGCGGGTGGCTCCGGAACTTTACCTGAAGCGCTGCATCGTGGGCGGTATGGAAAAGGTGTTCGAGTTCAGCAAGAACTTCCGCAACGAAGGCATGGACCGTACCCACAGCCCGGAATTCACCGGCCTCGAATTCTACGAAGCCTACGCCGACTACAACGACATGATGGTCCACTTCGAAAACATCTACGAACGCGCCTGCATTGCGGCCAACGGCACCACCAAGATTGACTACCAGGGGAAGGTTATCGATTTTAAGGCCCCGTGGCCCCGCTACAGCATGATTGAAGCCATCGAAAAGTTCGGCGGCCTCAAAGTCAATGACATGAGCGACGACGAAATCAAGGCCAAGATGGAAGAACTGGGCGGCCACCTGGACGGCGAATTCAGCCGCGGCCGCGGAATCCTCGAACTGTTCGAGCTTACCGTGGAAGACAAGCTCATTCAGCCGACCTTCATCAAGGACATGCCCACCGAAAGCACCCCGCTTTGCAAGAAGCACCGCACCATCGAAGGGCTTATCGAACAGTTCGAGCCCTACGCTAACGGATGGGAACTGGGCAACGCCTATACCGAACTGAACGACCCCATCCGTCAGCGTGAGCTCCTGGAAGACCAGGTGCGCCGCGGCCGCGGTGGCGAAGGTGAAACGCACCCGATGGATGAAAACTTCATGCACGCTATCGAATCTGGCCTGCCTCCTACGGGCGGCGTTGGCTTCGGCATCGACCGCATGGTCATGCTCCTCACCAACCAGCAGACCATCCGCGACGTGCAGCTGTTCCCCTTAATGAAACCGGAAACCTGCTAA
- a CDS encoding ABC transporter ATP-binding protein, with protein MNERVLEVKDLSVAFGHHKNGEPAAKPVQVTDRISFYIDDGEFFALVGESGCGKSVTAMAILRLLPTPSAKVVGGSVLLRRDGGETVDLTKISLKEMQRVRGSEISCIFQEPMQALNPVLTIKKQLLEVFKFCERKCTDPMSEIRDMLTLAGFKDIDRVLDSYPHELSGGMLQRICIVMALLPKPKLIIADEPTTALDVTVQAQVLAVLKDLAKTTGTAVLLITHNMGIVSQYAERMAVMYAGRVVEIGATNEVISSPMHPYTRGLLSAIPESHEDLGTLRSIPGQVPHARDFVQGCRFADRCELCDRPCLTAEVPPCVKVGTHEAYCFKI; from the coding sequence ATGAATGAGCGGGTGCTTGAAGTAAAAGATTTATCCGTCGCATTCGGCCATCACAAGAATGGTGAACCGGCGGCAAAACCCGTCCAGGTGACAGACCGGATCAGCTTTTATATTGACGACGGTGAATTTTTTGCTTTGGTGGGGGAGTCCGGTTGCGGCAAGAGTGTTACCGCCATGGCCATTTTGCGGCTCTTGCCCACACCTTCGGCGAAGGTGGTCGGAGGTTCTGTGCTGTTGCGTCGTGATGGCGGTGAAACGGTTGACCTGACTAAAATTTCCCTGAAGGAGATGCAGCGGGTTCGCGGTTCCGAAATATCCTGTATTTTTCAGGAGCCCATGCAGGCCTTGAATCCGGTACTGACTATCAAGAAACAGCTCCTGGAAGTGTTCAAGTTCTGCGAAAGGAAGTGCACCGATCCCATGTCCGAAATCCGGGACATGCTTACTCTAGCGGGCTTCAAGGACATTGACCGCGTGCTGGATTCATACCCTCACGAGCTTTCGGGCGGCATGCTCCAGCGTATCTGCATTGTGATGGCGCTACTCCCGAAACCCAAGCTGATTATCGCCGACGAACCTACTACGGCCCTGGATGTGACCGTCCAGGCACAGGTTCTTGCGGTACTGAAGGACTTGGCCAAAACTACGGGGACTGCAGTGCTCCTGATTACCCACAACATGGGAATTGTTTCTCAGTATGCAGAACGAATGGCTGTGATGTATGCCGGCCGTGTTGTTGAGATAGGGGCCACTAACGAGGTTATCTCTTCGCCTATGCACCCCTATACCCGAGGGCTCCTCTCGGCCATTCCCGAGAGCCACGAAGATCTTGGAACCCTGCGCTCTATTCCGGGCCAAGTGCCCCATGCCAGGGATTTTGTACAGGGCTGCCGCTTTGCGGACCGCTGTGAATTGTGTGACAGGCCTTGCCTAACGGCTGAAGTCCCGCCTTGCGTCAAGGTCGGCACCCACGAAGCCTACTGTTTCAAGATTTAA
- a CDS encoding ABC transporter permease subunit gives MHIRITTETKNRLLRFYRNKRAFVSLVVLVVAYLLSLTSPWTVNDEPLYLKYNGKSYFPAFVRYSEQEFGGDYQTEADYGKLFADVRECEEESAEGYTKAGGCPEMWALMPPIAHDPLKADLTEEGAPPFAPSSRHWLGTDSNGRDVLARLIHGFRICISFSLFLTILGTFLGIVIGGIQGYLGKFWDTGMQRIIEIWSSLPMLYIVILIGSIYGRSFWLLIVIMAAFNWISLSYYMRGEFLKLRNMTYVQSAKVLGLGHRHIFFKEILPNALTPVVTLFPFTLIGGIGSLTSLDFLGFGLQPPTPSWGELMSQGLNNLYAPWISVSTVAALFITLLLTTFVGEGVRDAMDPKSGDRYE, from the coding sequence ATGCACATCCGTATTACCACAGAGACCAAGAACCGCCTGCTCCGCTTTTACAGGAACAAGCGGGCCTTCGTGTCGCTGGTGGTGCTGGTGGTGGCCTACCTTCTTTCGCTGACAAGCCCCTGGACGGTAAACGACGAACCGCTGTACCTGAAGTATAACGGCAAGAGCTATTTTCCGGCCTTTGTGCGTTACAGCGAACAGGAATTTGGCGGCGACTACCAGACCGAAGCGGATTACGGCAAGCTTTTTGCCGACGTTCGTGAATGCGAAGAAGAATCGGCGGAAGGCTATACAAAGGCTGGTGGCTGTCCCGAGATGTGGGCCCTGATGCCGCCCATTGCCCACGATCCTTTGAAGGCGGACTTGACTGAAGAAGGCGCTCCGCCATTTGCCCCCAGTTCTCGCCATTGGCTTGGTACCGACAGTAACGGTCGCGATGTGCTTGCCCGCCTGATTCACGGATTCCGTATTTGTATTTCGTTCAGTCTGTTTCTCACTATTCTTGGGACTTTCCTCGGCATTGTCATCGGCGGTATCCAGGGGTATCTGGGCAAGTTCTGGGATACGGGAATGCAGCGCATAATCGAAATCTGGTCGTCGCTCCCCATGCTCTACATTGTGATTTTGATCGGGAGCATTTATGGCCGCAGTTTCTGGTTGTTGATTGTGATTATGGCGGCTTTCAACTGGATTTCATTAAGCTATTACATGCGCGGCGAATTTCTGAAGCTCCGCAATATGACCTATGTGCAGTCGGCAAAGGTCTTGGGCCTTGGGCACAGGCATATCTTTTTCAAGGAAATTCTGCCAAACGCATTGACCCCTGTGGTGACGCTTTTCCCCTTTACCTTGATTGGCGGTATCGGGAGCCTGACATCCCTTGATTTTTTGGGCTTTGGGCTGCAACCGCCTACGCCCAGCTGGGGCGAACTCATGAGCCAGGGGCTGAACAACCTTTATGCGCCGTGGATATCTGTAAGCACCGTCGCTGCACTTTTCATTACGCTGTTGCTCACCACATTTGTTGGCGAGGGCGTCCGGGATGCTATGGATCCGAAGTCGGGAGACCGGTATGAATAA
- a CDS encoding SO_0444 family Cu/Zn efflux transporter: protein MVERFFWQFVTLFSEMAPFLLLGFLLAGILHVWVPNHLYVPKISKPNFKSVLWSALFGVPLPICSCGVIPTSIALRREGASKGASVSFLISTPATGVDSILATYSLLGGPFAVLRPIAAFVTAMLGGVFTNLVTKNEPETGVAVVGESLEHEHHGHGHCDCEEGRCSCGHEAPDHHEKAPFAQKVKGTFEYGFVNMIGDVSKWLVIGLLLGALIAAFVPDDFFLFLHEYPLLCMLVVLVLAMPMYTCATGSIPLALALVAKGITPGAALVLLMAGPATSIASMLVVGKAFGRRTLFAYLASIAFGALFFGVIVDTFFMDTFLASMLPHGSAECHGHGALGVFDYACAMLLAALMIYAKFAHKGCGCHGGCCECGHEHECGCDEHDHCDCGCGHCDGDEHEEPVECVYRVLGMSCSHCKACVEKAARLLDGVESAVADVARKELRVEWHDEHDVDESALKKAIEDAGFEFGGRV, encoded by the coding sequence ATAGTCGAGAGGTTCTTTTGGCAATTTGTAACGCTTTTTTCAGAGATGGCTCCGTTTTTACTGCTGGGCTTTCTGCTGGCGGGAATCCTCCATGTGTGGGTGCCGAACCACCTGTACGTGCCGAAAATTTCCAAGCCGAATTTCAAGTCGGTGCTTTGGTCGGCCCTGTTCGGTGTGCCGCTTCCTATATGCAGTTGCGGCGTTATCCCGACTTCTATCGCACTTCGGCGGGAAGGGGCCAGCAAGGGGGCTAGCGTTAGTTTCTTGATTTCGACTCCGGCTACGGGCGTGGATTCCATTTTGGCGACCTATTCGCTTTTAGGCGGGCCTTTTGCGGTGCTACGCCCCATAGCAGCCTTTGTGACGGCTATGCTTGGCGGTGTGTTCACGAATTTGGTGACCAAAAATGAGCCGGAAACAGGTGTTGCGGTCGTCGGAGAATCTCTTGAGCATGAACACCACGGTCATGGGCATTGCGACTGTGAAGAGGGCCGTTGCTCTTGCGGGCACGAAGCTCCTGACCATCATGAAAAGGCGCCTTTTGCGCAAAAGGTCAAAGGGACTTTTGAATACGGCTTTGTGAACATGATTGGGGACGTGAGCAAGTGGCTGGTTATTGGCCTGTTGCTGGGGGCGTTGATTGCGGCCTTTGTGCCCGACGACTTTTTCTTGTTCTTGCACGAATACCCGCTGCTTTGCATGCTGGTGGTGTTGGTGCTTGCCATGCCCATGTACACCTGTGCCACGGGTTCCATTCCGCTGGCCTTGGCGCTAGTGGCTAAAGGCATTACCCCGGGGGCTGCCCTGGTGCTGTTGATGGCGGGGCCTGCCACAAGTATAGCCAGTATGCTGGTGGTGGGAAAGGCCTTCGGCAGGCGTACCCTTTTTGCATACCTGGCCTCCATCGCGTTTGGAGCGCTGTTCTTTGGGGTTATCGTAGATACGTTCTTTATGGATACGTTCCTGGCTTCCATGTTGCCCCATGGCTCCGCGGAATGCCACGGGCATGGGGCCCTGGGCGTATTCGATTACGCCTGCGCGATGCTTTTGGCGGCGCTCATGATTTATGCGAAGTTTGCCCACAAGGGGTGTGGTTGCCATGGCGGTTGTTGCGAATGCGGGCACGAGCATGAGTGCGGTTGCGATGAGCACGACCACTGCGATTGCGGATGCGGTCATTGCGATGGTGATGAACACGAGGAACCCGTCGAGTGCGTTTATCGGGTTTTGGGCATGAGTTGTAGCCACTGCAAGGCCTGTGTGGAGAAGGCAGCCCGGCTATTAGACGGTGTGGAATCCGCTGTCGCCGACGTGGCCCGCAAGGAACTCCGTGTGGAATGGCACGACGAGCACGATGTGGACGAGTCTGCCCTGAAAAAGGCTATCGAAGACGCCGGATTCGAATTCGGCGGCCGAGTTTGA
- a CDS encoding winged helix-turn-helix transcriptional regulator — protein sequence MNDCSYNDKPLSLDTLFELSEFFKFFGDTTRIRIIEILLSGEISVNEIAEKLQLGQSAVSHQLRILRTAGLVKPRRVGRTVFYALDDEHIGLIFNTGLAHIMHKKGV from the coding sequence ATGAATGATTGTTCATATAATGACAAACCGCTTTCATTGGATACCCTTTTTGAGCTGTCCGAATTCTTCAAGTTTTTTGGGGATACCACCCGTATCCGCATTATCGAGATTCTCCTTTCGGGGGAGATTTCGGTAAACGAGATAGCGGAAAAACTGCAACTGGGGCAGTCGGCGGTAAGCCATCAGCTCCGGATCCTGAGAACGGCAGGTCTTGTGAAACCCCGTAGGGTAGGGCGCACCGTTTTCTACGCCCTGGATGACGAACATATCGGCCTGATTTTCAATACGGGCCTTGCACACATTATGCACAAGAAGGGAGTGTAA